DNA sequence from the Chloroherpetonaceae bacterium genome:
ATCAGTAGGCAGCGGTGAGACAATCTCTATGCGCTGCTGAAGTGCATTCAGGCGTGCTTCACAGATTTTTGCGATGCGTTGCCCTTCCTCATACAGCTCTACAGACTTTTCAAGACCAAGCTGTCCGCTTTGTATTAGGCCGACAATCTCTTCCAAGCGCGCTACAAGCGCCTCCAAAGTCTCTTGCTCAGTAGTCTCTGCGTCTGTTTTCTTTCTCGGCATAATCACTTTGCAATGAAGAGTTGACGAAAACTCTGCTACACACATCAAAATACAGCATCTTTGATAGAAGCGAAAGAAATCGTGAGAAAAACATGAGCAGCCACTCTAGCAAACTTTGCTTGCTTAGCTCTGCTGAGAGGGGTGCTGCAAAGCTGAAGTGGCTGGTGCTATGTTAGGATTTGCTGAACGGTTTATGTATCTTCGCAGTAAGCTTGCAAAAATGAACCAGCTGCCGCAGACCGTTCTTTTGCATAGCTTGACATTTGTCTGGGCAGCGCTTTGGACACGCAAAAGAAAAAGGAGTAATTAACTATGAGCGAGGTTAAATCGGTCCGCCTCGAGACCAAAGAAGATGTTACCATTCTCTTCGCTGGTGACTCTGGCGATGGGATGCAACTCACTGGCACGCAGTTCAGTGAAACCGCAGCTCTCTTGGGAAACGACCTCAACACCTTCCCGAACTATCCTGCCGAGATTCGTGCGCCTGCTGGTACGCTTCCAGGTGTTTCCGGTTTTCAGATTCAATTCGGGAGCAAAGAAATCTATACGCCAGGTGACCAGATTGATGTGCTGGTGGCCATGAATGCAGCGGCGCTGAAAGCAAATCTCAAAAATCTCAAGAAAGGCAAATTCATCATCGCCAATAAAGATGGCTTCGATGAAAAGAACTTGGAGCTGGCTGGCTACAAGAGCAATCCGCTCGAGGACGGCTCACTACACGACTACCAAGTTTATGCAATTGAAATCACGCGTCTAACGCATGATGCGCTCACTGGCTCTGGGCTAAGCACCAAAGACATTGAGCGATGCAAAAACATGTTTGTCTTAGGGCTGCTTTATTGGCTCTACTGCAGACCAATTGCCCCGACCATTGAGAACATTCGCGAAAAGTTCAAAAAGAAACCCGAAATCGCCGAAGCTAATGTGCGCGCGCTAAAGGCAGGCTACAACTATGGCGAAATGACCGAGCAATTCACTGTGCGCTTCGAGGTCAAGAAAGCCAAGTTGCCTGCTGGCACCTACCGCCACATTATGGGCAATCAAGCGGTAGTGTTAGGACTCATCGCTGCGTCCAAGAAATCAGGTTTGCCGCTCTTCTTAGGCTCCTATCCTATTACGCCTGCTTCCGAGATTCTCCACGAGCTGGCAAAGTACAAAAATTTCGGCGTGCGTACTTTCCAAGCTGAAGATGAAATTGCGGCAGTGTGTGCAGCGATTGGCGCAAGCTATGGTGGGCATTTGGCAGTAACATCGACCTCTGGGCCTGGTATGGACTTGAAGGCAGAGGCGATTGGGTTAGCCGTAATGCTTGAACTGCCACTGGTCGTAATTGATGTGCAGCGCAGCGGACCATCCACAGGAATGCCTACCAAAACGGAGCAATCCGACCTGCTAATGGCAATGTTCGGGCGACACGGTGAAGCCCCAGTGCCCATTTTGGCAGCACAGTCGCCATCTGATTGCTTCGATACGGTATTTGAAGCCTGCAAGCTGGCAATTGAGTTTATGACGCCAGTGATTTGCCTAACTGATGGCTACATTGCCAACGGTTCAGAGCCATGGCGATTCCCGCAAGCGAAGGATTTGCCAGAAATTCCTGTAAGATTTGTGCCACCGCGCGAGGCAGGTGACCCGCCCTACCTACCCTACAAGCGCAATGAACGTCTGGCACGCTCTTGGGCGATTCCGGGCACAAAAGGTCTGGAGCACCGTATAGGAGGGTTAGAGAAGCAAAACGAGACAGGCTATATCTCCTACGACCCTGAAAATCACGAGACAATGGTGCGCCTGCGTGCAGCAAAGATTGAGCGGGTAGCCGACGCCATTCCGCTACAGACCATTGACAACGGCGAGCCCAGTGGCAAGCTCTTGGTGCTGAGTTGGGGTTCAACCTACGGAGCAGTGAAAACGGCGGTGCGCGACCTGCGCAAAGAAGGCTATCTTGTCTCGCATGCGCATCTGCGCCACCTTCATCCGTTCCCGAAAAACTTGGGCGAAATCATCTACGGCTTTGAGAAAATCTTGATTCCAGAACTGAATTCTGGGCAGCTGATTCGGCTGATTCGTGATAAGTTCCTTGTGCCAGCAATCGGCTACAGCAAGGTGCAAGGCTTGCCATTTACAGTTGCAGAACTCAAAGCCAAAATCTTGGAAACCCTAAACCAAAAGGAGAAGTAACGATGTCAGCATTAGACCTCAGCGGAAATGGGAAAACGTTGGCACGAGAGTTACCTGTGCTGACAGCGAAGGATTTTGTCTCGGCGCAAGATGTGCGCTGGTGTCCGGGCTGCGGCGACTACTCTATTTTGAAGCAAGTGCAAACCATCTTGCCTGAGCTGGGCATTCCAAGAGAGAAATTTGTCTTCATCTCAGGTATCGGCTGCTCGTCGCGTTTTCCATACTATATGGAGACCTTTGGGATTCACGGCATTCACGGTCGCGCAACAGCGATTGCCTCAGGCTTAAAGATGGCTCGCCCTGACCTTGATATTTGGGTTGTAACGGGCGATGGCGATTTGCTTTCTATCGGGGGCAATCACTTCCTACATCTTTTGCGACGCAATTTGAACCTGCAGCTCTTGCTCTTCAACAATGAAATTTATGGCTTAACCAAAGGGCAATACTCACCAACGTCACACGAAGGGCAAATCACAAAATCCTCGCCATTTGGCGTCATTGACCACCCTGTTAATCCTGTTGCATTAGCATTGGGCGCAGAGGGGACATTCGTGGCGCGCACAATGGATCGGGATGTCAAGCATCTGCGCGAAATTCTAAAACGAGCACACCAGCACAAGGGCACTTCGTTCGTGGAGATTTATCAAAACTGTGTCATCTTCAACGATGGGGCATTTGAAGCCTTCACGGAAAAAGCCACCAAAGCAGAAAACGACCTCTTCCTTGAGCACGGCAAGCCTCTCATTTTCGGAGCAAAGCAAGACAAAGGGATTCGCCTCGATGGCTTTAAGCCAATTGTGGTCAATCTGAACGATCCTAACGTATCAGTCAATGACCTTTGGATTCACGATGAAACTGACCGTGTAAAGGCGAATATTTTGGCACGCTTCTTCGATGCACCGGGCTCTGAACACTACATGCCACGTCCATTTGGGGTCTTCTACCGTGAAGAGCGCTTCTGCTACGAAGATGCAATGCTTGACCAGATTGAAATGGCGCAAGTCAAAGGTGAAGGCGATTTGGATGAGCTGTTGCGTGGCAAGGAAACTTGGGTGATTGAATAGCACAAAACCGTTCTTTCTTTTTCTCAGTAGTAAGGGGGCAGTGCAGTATGGGCTGCTCCCTTTTTATTGTGTAGGCTGGGTTATACCAGTCTGTTAGAGAATACGAAGTGTAGCTTATTATATCCCTGCTCTCCCTTGTCTAAGTTCCCTGTGCTGGTCTGAGGCTCTTCTGCCGTAGATGCCTTCGCAAAAGGCATACTTCATTCGGAAACAAAAAGCACAAAAAGAATTTTGAAAATTGGAAAAATTCTTTTACTTTTGCAGTCCTTTGTGTTTACGACTATTTCCGAAGAAAATACATCGCTCGCAAAAGCCCGCTTGGCAAAGGGTGCAGGGCGATTTTGTTAGAGAAGGCAATGCCAACAATTCAGCAATTAGTCCGAAAAGGACGGCATACGAAGAAAGCGAAAACAAAGGTGCCAGCGCTGGAAGCCTGTCCGCAGAAGCGTGGGGTGTGCACCAGAGTCTATACGACAACACCGAAAAAACCGAACTCAGCGCTGCGTAAAGTAGCCAAAGTGCGCCTGTCGAACCAGCAAGAAGTGATTGCTTACATTCCGGGCGAGGGGCACAACTTGCAAGAGCATTCCATTGTACTGATTCGTGGTGGACGTGTAAAGGATTTGCCCGGTGTGCGGTATCACATTATTCGTGGCACACTGGACACAGCCGGCGTTCAGGACCGCAAGCGCGGTCGCTCGAAGTATGGCGCAAAAAGACCGGGCACCGGTGCTGCGGCAGGCGCAAAAGGAGCCGCAGCGGCCCCTGCTAAGAAAAAGTAGAAGAGGCAATAGTTGCAATGAGGAAAAAACGAGCTGTTAAGCGTCCTGCCCAACCTGATGCAAAGTACGGCGATCCAGTAGTTGGGCGATTTATCAATGTAATTATGCAGCGTGGCAAGAAAAACTTGGCACGCCGCATTGTGTATGGTGCGTTTGACATTATCACCCAGAAAACGCAGGAGCCGGGTGTGGAAGTGTTCAAAAAGGCGATTTCAAATGTGGCGCCTGTTGTGGAAGTGCGAGGAAAACGAATTGGCGGTGCAACTTACCAAATTCCAATGGAAGTACGTGCCGACCGCCGAATTGCACTAGCGCTCCGATGGATGAAAGAGTTTGCAAAAAAACGCAGTGGGCGCACAATGTCTGAAAAACTGGCAGCGGAGCTGATTGACGCTGCAAACAATCAAGGCGGAGCGGTCAAGAAGAAAGAAGAAGTGCATAAGATGGCGGAAGCCAATAAAGCCTTCTCGCATTTCCGATTCTAAGAGCATCGTAGTGAGAGTGATTTTAACCAACTTAAACCAAGCAAAGGGAGATAGAGACATCAATTATGCCGAGACAAGTTCCGTTAGAGAAAGTGAGAAATATCGGGATTATGGCGCATATCGATGCAGGTAAGACGACCACGACCGAGCGCATCTTGTATTACACGGGTCGTGTGCATCGTATGGGAGAAGTGCACGATGGCGCTGCAACAATGGACTGGATGGAACAGGAGAAGGAGCGGGGTATCACCATTACCGCTGCGGCAACAACCTGCTTCTGGACACCAAAATACGGTAACTTTAAGGATAAAAAACATCGCATCAACATCATTGACACACCTGGACATGTCGATTTTACAGTCGAAGTAGAACGCTCTCTACGCATCTTGGACGGTGCAGTAGCGCTCTACGACTCTGTTGCTGGCGTGCAACCGCAGTCTGAGACGGTCTGGCGTCAGGCAACAAAGTATAATGTGCCACGCATTGCCTTTGTTAACAAGATGGACAGGGTCGGCGCCAATTTCTTCCGATGCATTGATATGATGAAAGAACGATTGGGCGCTAATGCTGTCCCGATTCAAATCCCATATGGAGAAGGAGAAAACTACAAGGGTGCAATTGACCTTATCCGAATGAAAACAGTGGTCTACGACGCTGAGGACGGCACAAGCTACAAAGACATAGAGATTCCAGCAGAATACAAAGAGGCTGCGGAAAAGTGGCGAACGAATATGCTGGAAGCAGTCTCAGAGGTCAATGACCACTTGATGGAAAAATATCTTAGCGGAGAGGAAATTACCGAAGAAGAAATCCGCGAGACGCTACGCAAAGCAACGCTATCTTCCAAGATTGTACCTGTGCTCTGCGGTTCAGCCTTCAAGAACAAGGGCGTGCAGTTCCTCTTGGATGCTGTAGTAGACTACTTGCCGTCGCCGCTGGATATCCCAGCTATTAAGGGTACTCATCCGAAAACAGGTGAGGTAATTGAACGAAAGGTTGATGACAATGAAGCTTTCTCAGCCTTGGCATTCAAGATTATGACCGACCCCTTTGTAGGGCGACTGACATACTTTCGAGTCTATTCAGGCAAGCTCACAAAAGGGAGCTATGTGCTAAATTCTGTCTCTGGCACAAAAGAGCGCATTAGCCGCCTTGTGCAAATGCACGCCAATCATCGTGAAGAAATTGAAGAGGCTCTGACAGGCGATATTGTGGCAGCAGTCGGCTTGAAAGATACGCGCACGGGCGACACGCTGTGCGATGAATCCAAACCAATTGTGCTCGAGAAGATGAGCTTCCCAGAGCCTGTAATTCAAATTGCAATTGAGCCAAAAACCAAAGCCGACTCTGACAAGCTCAGCCTTTCGCTGCAAAAGCTCGCCGAAGAAGACCCGACTTTCCGTGTAAGTACCGATGAGGAGACCCAGCAGACTATTATTGCTGGAATGGGTGAGCTACACTTGGAAATCATTGTCGATCGCTTGAAGCGTGAGTTCAAAGTCGAAGCGAATGTAGGCAAGCCGCAAGTGGCTTACCGAGAAACCATTCGCCGTCGTGTGGAATCAGAAGGCAAGTTTGTGCGTCAGTCGGGCGGAAAAGGTCAGTTTGGTATCGTCAATCTCATCATTGAGCCGCTTGAACGTGGCAAGGGCTTTGAATTTGTCAATGAAATCAAGGGTGGCGCAATTCCGAAAGAATACATCCCAGCGGTGCAAAAGGGTATTGAAGGGGCAATGAAAGACGGAGTCTTGGCAGGCTACCCTGTGCAAGATGTTCGAGTCATACTCTACGACGGTAAGTATCACGAAGTCGACTCGTCTGAGATGGCGTTTGAGTTTGCAGGCTCTATTGGCTTCAAGGAAGGGGCACGAAGAGCAGACCCCTATATTCTCGAAC
Encoded proteins:
- the xseB gene encoding exodeoxyribonuclease VII small subunit, which gives rise to MPRKKTDAETTEQETLEALVARLEEIVGLIQSGQLGLEKSVELYEEGQRIAKICEARLNALQQRIEIVSPLPTDLQQARNSPDPLDSYSTLLA
- the rpsL gene encoding 30S ribosomal protein S12; its protein translation is MPTIQQLVRKGRHTKKAKTKVPALEACPQKRGVCTRVYTTTPKKPNSALRKVAKVRLSNQQEVIAYIPGEGHNLQEHSIVLIRGGRVKDLPGVRYHIIRGTLDTAGVQDRKRGRSKYGAKRPGTGAAAGAKGAAAAPAKKK
- a CDS encoding 2-oxoacid:ferredoxin oxidoreductase subunit beta, which translates into the protein MSALDLSGNGKTLARELPVLTAKDFVSAQDVRWCPGCGDYSILKQVQTILPELGIPREKFVFISGIGCSSRFPYYMETFGIHGIHGRATAIASGLKMARPDLDIWVVTGDGDLLSIGGNHFLHLLRRNLNLQLLLFNNEIYGLTKGQYSPTSHEGQITKSSPFGVIDHPVNPVALALGAEGTFVARTMDRDVKHLREILKRAHQHKGTSFVEIYQNCVIFNDGAFEAFTEKATKAENDLFLEHGKPLIFGAKQDKGIRLDGFKPIVVNLNDPNVSVNDLWIHDETDRVKANILARFFDAPGSEHYMPRPFGVFYREERFCYEDAMLDQIEMAQVKGEGDLDELLRGKETWVIE
- the rpsG gene encoding 30S ribosomal protein S7; the protein is MRKKRAVKRPAQPDAKYGDPVVGRFINVIMQRGKKNLARRIVYGAFDIITQKTQEPGVEVFKKAISNVAPVVEVRGKRIGGATYQIPMEVRADRRIALALRWMKEFAKKRSGRTMSEKLAAELIDAANNQGGAVKKKEEVHKMAEANKAFSHFRF
- a CDS encoding 2-oxoacid:acceptor oxidoreductase subunit alpha; amino-acid sequence: MSEVKSVRLETKEDVTILFAGDSGDGMQLTGTQFSETAALLGNDLNTFPNYPAEIRAPAGTLPGVSGFQIQFGSKEIYTPGDQIDVLVAMNAAALKANLKNLKKGKFIIANKDGFDEKNLELAGYKSNPLEDGSLHDYQVYAIEITRLTHDALTGSGLSTKDIERCKNMFVLGLLYWLYCRPIAPTIENIREKFKKKPEIAEANVRALKAGYNYGEMTEQFTVRFEVKKAKLPAGTYRHIMGNQAVVLGLIAASKKSGLPLFLGSYPITPASEILHELAKYKNFGVRTFQAEDEIAAVCAAIGASYGGHLAVTSTSGPGMDLKAEAIGLAVMLELPLVVIDVQRSGPSTGMPTKTEQSDLLMAMFGRHGEAPVPILAAQSPSDCFDTVFEACKLAIEFMTPVICLTDGYIANGSEPWRFPQAKDLPEIPVRFVPPREAGDPPYLPYKRNERLARSWAIPGTKGLEHRIGGLEKQNETGYISYDPENHETMVRLRAAKIERVADAIPLQTIDNGEPSGKLLVLSWGSTYGAVKTAVRDLRKEGYLVSHAHLRHLHPFPKNLGEIIYGFEKILIPELNSGQLIRLIRDKFLVPAIGYSKVQGLPFTVAELKAKILETLNQKEK
- the fusA gene encoding elongation factor G, giving the protein MPRQVPLEKVRNIGIMAHIDAGKTTTTERILYYTGRVHRMGEVHDGAATMDWMEQEKERGITITAAATTCFWTPKYGNFKDKKHRINIIDTPGHVDFTVEVERSLRILDGAVALYDSVAGVQPQSETVWRQATKYNVPRIAFVNKMDRVGANFFRCIDMMKERLGANAVPIQIPYGEGENYKGAIDLIRMKTVVYDAEDGTSYKDIEIPAEYKEAAEKWRTNMLEAVSEVNDHLMEKYLSGEEITEEEIRETLRKATLSSKIVPVLCGSAFKNKGVQFLLDAVVDYLPSPLDIPAIKGTHPKTGEVIERKVDDNEAFSALAFKIMTDPFVGRLTYFRVYSGKLTKGSYVLNSVSGTKERISRLVQMHANHREEIEEALTGDIVAAVGLKDTRTGDTLCDESKPIVLEKMSFPEPVIQIAIEPKTKADSDKLSLSLQKLAEEDPTFRVSTDEETQQTIIAGMGELHLEIIVDRLKREFKVEANVGKPQVAYRETIRRRVESEGKFVRQSGGKGQFGIVNLIIEPLERGKGFEFVNEIKGGAIPKEYIPAVQKGIEGAMKDGVLAGYPVQDVRVILYDGKYHEVDSSEMAFEFAGSIGFKEGARRADPYILEPIMSVEVETPEEYMGAVMGDLNSRRGRIEGMSERSGAQVITAKVPLAEMFGYSTDLRSMTQGRANYTMEFSHYEEVPRNVAEEIIEKSGAKVTAQV